In Ignisphaera sp., the DNA window CTCCGATAGCTTTAGCTATAGGATCTAAGTCCTCTAGAAACCCTATAACCTTCTCTTTATACGGAATCGTTATGTTCAGACCTTCGCATAACTCCATCAAAGCTGGAAATAGATATTGAAAACGTTCTTCCGGAATATCGAAAGCTAGATACACAGCATTATGTCCCGTCTTTCTAAACACGTAATTGTGTATAGGTGGTGAGAGAGAGTACTGTATGTTTCTGCCTATGACGCCGAATAGTTTGGTGGAGGCATTTATTATCCAATCCATTTAGTTATACCCTCCTCAATTCTATCTATGGTTATCTCACGTTTAACCCATGTACCTATATCAACTAAAATAGGCATAGATATGCTGTTACCCCTTCTCTTCTTATCTCTAGCTATAGACTTTATTACCTCACTTATATCAATAGCGATTGATAGATCCTTTATTGAGATTGGTAAAGAGTATTCTCTCAACACATTTTCTACAAGCTTGACACAGCTATTATTTGTTATTCCTAATTCAGTCCCAAGTACTGTCTCAATAACCATGCCTATTGCTACAGCTCTACCATGAGATACAGCAAATCCCGATGCAGCTTCAATAGCATGACCAACGGTATGACCGAAATTCAGCACTATTCTTACACCCTTCAATTCATAGGGATCCTCCTTGACCACATTAAGCTTGTTCAGAATTGCTCTATACACTATGTACTCTACTGCATCATCTCTCCGACTGATAATACCGTCTACATTATCCTTTAAATAACTGAATAACGTTTTATCTAGTACAACACCATATTTTATGACTTCGGCTAATCCATTCAAATACTCGTTTTTTGGAAGCGT includes these proteins:
- the aroB gene encoding 3-dehydroquinate synthase yields the protein MKIIEERICCVDTKIFVGRNAIKYLREVVKNGKVLIVRQKSISIDRIVEVLGDEIHEFVLEGGEQDKDLDTVINIIDYLYREGFQRNDYVIAVGGGTLTDVVDFATSIYMRGMKLINIPTTLLGMVDAAIGGKNAVNFRKIKNVIGTFYQPYVVIADIGFLDTLPKNEYLNGLAEVIKYGVVLDKTLFSYLKDNVDGIISRRDDAVEYIVYRAILNKLNVVKEDPYELKGVRIVLNFGHTVGHAIEAASGFAVSHGRAVAIGMVIETVLGTELGITNNSCVKLVENVLREYSLPISIKDLSIAIDISEVIKSIARDKKRRGNSISMPILVDIGTWVKREITIDRIEEGITKWIG